A portion of the Haliotis asinina isolate JCU_RB_2024 unplaced genomic scaffold, JCU_Hal_asi_v2 scaffold_97, whole genome shotgun sequence genome contains these proteins:
- the LOC137270869 gene encoding uncharacterized protein, with protein MAYTSAVNAGPIPERFVDKEVESRTVRVYSTARFSNVPDFARLLRSAVPDFSIADCVAIWRTEHAGQVYLTLKSRDLADKFVNLKCVVHGQDKFYFYEYGKFMVSLRVHWLHATVTSDFLKDYFSQYGRVVDAFREFVDIDGVNVFTGVRIVKMELTDSQKSAIPHIVRFGEKQSMLVTAPGRLPICLRCHSVGHVRAKCPNLGDVPEVKAEVNKEPELSDDDSEDMITVSDDEDGHSEDSSGASEKEISVPRVTETPAKQMKRSSKKSPKKSSVKKQCVSPGLSWAEQTSQDEALARMDIPLPSPVNQWPVELQTVYKKDAELKEVDPLGKDWNRTFTFNISRNEKGFVVFMAQPQEFKLFKDKLNAQQRNRVVYLVREFVDRLKKAWAQLEIGDHEFENFTVSSTDC; from the coding sequence ATGGCTTATACTTCTGCAGTGAATGCTGGGCCTATTCCTGAACGTTTCGTGGATAAAGAGGTGGAGTCAAGGACCGTCAGAGTATACTCGACAGCCAGATTCAGCAATGTGCCGGATTTTGCTAGGCTTTTGAGAAGTGCAGTGCCAGACTTTTCTATAGCAGATTGTGTTGCTATCTGGAGGACTGAGCATGCGGGACAAGTGTACCTTACATTGAAGTCTCGGGATTTAGCTGACAAGTTCGTCAATCTCAAGTGTGTTGTTCATGGCCAAGACAAATTCTACTTTTATGAGTATGGGAAATTCATGGTTTCTTTGAGGGTGCATTGGCTACATGCTACGGTTACCAGTGATTTCCTGAAGGATTATTTCAGTCAATATGGCCGGGTGGTGGATGCTTTCAGAGAGTTTGTTGACATTGATGGAGTTAATGTGTTTACTGGTGTTCGGATCGTGAAAATGGAACTCACGGATTCTCAGAAGTCAGCCATTCCCCATATTGTGAGATTTGGTGAGAAGCAATCTATGCTTGTTACAGCGCCAGGAAGACTTCCTATCTGCTTGCGGTGTCATTCAGTGGGTCACGTCAGAGCTAAGTGTCCGAATCTTGGAGATGTACCAGAAGTAAAGGCAGAAGTGAACAAGGAACCAGAGCTaagtgatgatgacagtgaggATATGATTACTGTGTCTGATGATGAAGATGGTCATTCTGAGGATTCTAGTGGAGCTTCAGAGAAAGAGATAAGTGTACCAAGGGTTACTGAGACACCAGCTAAACAGATGAAGAGGTCCTCCAAGAAGTCTCCAAAGAAGTCCTCTGTCAAGAAACAGTGTGTATCGCCTGGACTTAGTTGGGCTGAGCAGACTTCGCAGGATGAGGCTCTTGCTCGGATGGATATTCCCTTGCCGTCACCAGTCAACCAGTGGCCTGTAGAGCTGCAGACAGTTTATAAGAAGGATGCAGAATTGAAAGAAGTGGATCCCTTGGGAAAAGACTGGAACAGAACTTTTACTTTCAATATTTCAAGGAATGAGAAAGGATTCGTTGTTTTCATGGCACAGCCACAGGAGTTTAAACTGTTTAAAGACAAACTGAATGCTCAACAGAGGAATCGTGTGGTGTATCTCGTGAGAGAGTTTGTGGATAGACTGAAGAAGGCGTGGGCTCAACTGGAGATTGGTGATCACGAGTTTGAGAACTTTACTGTCTCAAGTACAGATTGTTAA